The sequence GGGGCGGCCCTGGATGCCGGAGTTCGGCGAGGTGCCCGTACCAGCCCTATTTGCCTATTGATGAGTCGACAAGCGTGACAGCGCTCGTGCGGGGCATGCATCCCGTGAAGGTGTTCGAGAAGTTACGGGACAAGGGGAGGTCGGTTCACTGTGCGGGCGGGGGAAATGACGAAGCGCCAGGGCGGAAGCCGAGATACCGCGGACCGGAGAACAGAAGACCTGGGCACAGGGGTGACCACCCGGCCCGATCGCATACGCCGCAGAATCGGCCACACCGACAGGTCGGCGGTGGGGGAGGCGCGCCGCGAGCTGCGCGAGTTCCTCGGTCACCGCTCCGCGCAGGAGCGGATCGAAGAGGCTGAGCTCCTGCTGAGCGAGCTGGTGACCAACGCGCTGATCCACACCCGTCATGGAGCGGTGGTCACGGCCACCGTGCACCCCGGGAGACTGCGGGTGGAGGTGCGGGACTTCATGTCGGGACTGCCCGGACCGTACGTACCGAACGCCGACGACGGTACGCACGGCAGGGGCCTCATCCTGGTGCGGAGCCTCGCCGACACCTGGGGGGTGGAGACTCAGGTGCTGGGCAAGGTGGTGTGGTTCGAGTTGGAGATCGGGAAGCCCTGACCGGCCCCCGGACCCCGGCCCCGGACCCCGGGCTCCCGGTTTCCCGGATTCCTGAGGCGGGACTCCCGGGATCCTGAGCGCCCTCGCGTCCGAGCGCTCAGGCGTCCTCAGCCGAACTGCTGCTCCAGATCCTTGAGCTTCTGTTCCAGTGAGTCGAGCCGGGGAAGCGTCTGGGTGTCGTCCTCGGCGGTGAGGTCGACGGTCCGGGACTCACCCCCGGGGCGCTGGGCCTCGGGACTGTTCGAGTTCGAGCCGTTCGCGGTCGGCTTCGAGCCGTGTACGGCTTGCAGGGATGGCCGGGGTCGCAAAGGCAGCTGACCCGGCTCTGTTATGGCAGGCTCCGCGACGGACTGCGATGCGCCCGAGGCGGGAGCGATCGCGGGGACGTCCGTCCGGCCGCTCTCGCGGCCACCGCGCCCCCAGGCGCGGTTCTGCCGGTTCAGGGCCTTGATGCGGGCCCGGTCCAGCTTCTCCTGGTCCTTTCTGCGGAGCCGGTCCTGCTCCTTCTCCCGCCGGTCCTCCCGGACCTCGTCCACCGCCTCGTCGAGCGTGCGCACTCCTTCGAGGAGCATCAACGACCAGGCACCGAAGGTCTCACGGGGCGCCCGCAGCCACCGGACGATCCGGATCTGCGGCAACGGCCTTGGTACCAGGCCCTGTTCGCGCAGCGCGGCCCGACGGGTCTGCTTCAGCGCACGGTCGAAGAGCACCGCCGCCGAGAGCGACATTCCCGCGAAGAAGTGCGGGGCGCCCGCGTGGTCCATGCCGCGCGGCGCGTGCACCCAGTTGAACCAGGCGGCGGCACCGGCGAACGTCCACACCAGCAGCCGGGAGCCGAGCGCCGCGTCGCCGTGGCTGGCCTCGCGGACCGCCAGCACCGAGCAGAACATCGCGGCCCCGTCGAGGCCGAACGGGACGAGGTATTCCCAGCCCCCGGAGAGGTTCAGGTTCTGCCGGCCGAAGCCGACGAGCCCGTGGAAGGAGAGCGCGGCGGCGACCGCCGCGCAGCAGAAGAGCAGCACGTACGAGGCGGAGGCGTACAGGGCCTCCTTGCGCCTGCGGCGGTCCTCGCTGCGTTCCCAGTTGTCATCGGCCGCGGCCTTGCCAGCGGCGCGCTTGCCGCGCGCGACCACCGTGACCGCCGCCATGACCCCCACGAGCAGTACGGCGCCCGGAAGCAGCCAGTCAAGCGATATGTCGGTCAGTCTCATGCGCGGTCCCTTGCGTCACGTAGGGCGTTTCGGGCGCCATCGTGACGGAAATTCCGCCCCGCTCAGGGGGTTTCGGGACAAGAGCACGCCATTGGGGTGACTGGGGATACCTATGGGCGGAATCTGAACGAACGCACATACGAGACGATAGAGATGCGTTCGGATTGCGTCACCTGGACGGGCGGTGTGGATCAGGGAGCGGGTGTCAGCTTCCTCACCCGGTCGTCATCGCAGGTGCGCGGGCAGGTGACGCAGGTGTCCTCGGGGCGCAGGGTGTAGAAGAGGCAGCAGCTGGCCCGGTCGCGGGTCGGCAGCGATTCGCCGTTGGGGCCGGTCAGTTCACGGAAGCCGGCCGTGCCGACGTACGGCTTGGTGGTGCCCGGCAGCAGCAGTTCCAGTTCGGCCATCGCGCGGCGCTCCTCGCCGAGCAGATGGGCGATGTACCAGAGGCCCTCGACGATCTCGTCCGTCGCCATGCCCCACAGGGCCCGCTTGCCTCGACGCATCCGGGGCTGGAAGCCCTCCAGCACCGGACCGATGTGCTCAGCCACGGCGTCCAGCACCTCGGCCCGCAGCGCGGCCTCGTCCGGGACCACCCGGGCGCCGGGCAGCGTGGCCGCCGGATCGTCGGGCAGGCAGGCGAACTCCCGTACGCGGACGGTGAGATGGCCCAGTGCCCGCTGGAACGAGATGTCCTCCACGGGAATCCGGGGCACCCGCCGGTGCAGGAACCAGGGCACCGTCACGAGCAGACAGGCCGGCCAGGAGTAGCGGTGCAGTCCGAAGCTGGCCACCACGTCGGGACGGGCCTGCTGTCCGTAGTCCCGGAGCACCTGCGCGTTGTCCCAGGCGAGGAAGGCGTCGAGGGCCGCCCCGCCTCCGGCGAGCTCGGCCGCGCCCACCCAGCCGACCCCGGAGGGGGCCGCCTCGCCCTCCGCGAGCACCTCGGCGCGCAGCCCGGGGAAGACCTCGGTCAGGCGCGCGTACGAGGCCGTCACGGGGGACGCCGCGGTACTGGTGAACAGAGCGGAGACGGTCATGCG is a genomic window of Streptomyces sp. NBC_01237 containing:
- a CDS encoding ATP-binding protein, with the protein product MGHTDRSAVGEARRELREFLGHRSAQERIEEAELLLSELVTNALIHTRHGAVVTATVHPGRLRVEVRDFMSGLPGPYVPNADDGTHGRGLILVRSLADTWGVETQVLGKVVWFELEIGKP
- a CDS encoding DUF2637 domain-containing protein; this translates as MRLTDISLDWLLPGAVLLVGVMAAVTVVARGKRAAGKAAADDNWERSEDRRRRKEALYASASYVLLFCCAAVAAALSFHGLVGFGRQNLNLSGGWEYLVPFGLDGAAMFCSVLAVREASHGDAALGSRLLVWTFAGAAAWFNWVHAPRGMDHAGAPHFFAGMSLSAAVLFDRALKQTRRAALREQGLVPRPLPQIRIVRWLRAPRETFGAWSLMLLEGVRTLDEAVDEVREDRREKEQDRLRRKDQEKLDRARIKALNRQNRAWGRGGRESGRTDVPAIAPASGASQSVAEPAITEPGQLPLRPRPSLQAVHGSKPTANGSNSNSPEAQRPGGESRTVDLTAEDDTQTLPRLDSLEQKLKDLEQQFG
- a CDS encoding (2Fe-2S)-binding protein translates to MTVSALFTSTAASPVTASYARLTEVFPGLRAEVLAEGEAAPSGVGWVGAAELAGGGAALDAFLAWDNAQVLRDYGQQARPDVVASFGLHRYSWPACLLVTVPWFLHRRVPRIPVEDISFQRALGHLTVRVREFACLPDDPAATLPGARVVPDEAALRAEVLDAVAEHIGPVLEGFQPRMRRGKRALWGMATDEIVEGLWYIAHLLGEERRAMAELELLLPGTTKPYVGTAGFRELTGPNGESLPTRDRASCCLFYTLRPEDTCVTCPRTCDDDRVRKLTPAP